The following are from one region of the Vitis riparia cultivar Riparia Gloire de Montpellier isolate 1030 chromosome 9, EGFV_Vit.rip_1.0, whole genome shotgun sequence genome:
- the LOC117921866 gene encoding uncharacterized protein LOC117921866: MVVQNQRSGKMNQTTINDAYKKEARERACMLITRWMYEAAIPFNAVTYPSFQPMIEAIDQYGVSMKGPTFHEVRVTNLKKELALTKDLMKDHMVEWGKNGCSIMSDGWTDRKERTLVNFLVNCSKGTMFMQSIDASSMIKTREKMFELLDKWVEQVGEENVIQVKTDNHSSYVMAGRLLELKRPHLYWTPCAAHCLDLMLEAIGKLPNIKRTLERAISLNGYIYNRSGLLNMMRRFTRQRELLRPAKTRFATAFITLSRLHEQKNNLRKMFTSSDWSDSKWAKEQKGKTIANIVLMPSFWNTIVFCLKVSGPLVRVLRLLHRPLHAAGYFLNPEFFYDKPEIEHDADIMSDLYKCILRLTRDPTKQEKVVAEVSLFINAQGLFGNELAVRTRKTRAPAEWWAAYGASAPYLQKFAMKVLNLTCSASGCERNWSIFENIHSKRRNRLDHQRLNDLVYIKNNRVLKRRYNEQLLELRRPGLILELELEQAQA; the protein is encoded by the exons ATGGTTGTTCAAAATCAAAGGAGTGgaaagatgaatcaaactaccatcaatgatgcctataaaaaggaagcaagagaaagagcttgtatgctTATCACAAGATGGATGTATGAGGCTGCTATTCCATTTAATGCAGTCACATATCCGAGTTTCCAACCAATGATTGAGGCTATTGACCAATATGGTGTGAGTATGAAGGGACCAACTTTTCATGAGGTAAGAGTTACTAACCTTAAGAAAGAATTGGCTCtcacaaaagatttgatgaaagatcatatggtggaatgggggaaaaatggatgttcaattatgtcggATGGATGGACCGATAGGAAAGAGAGAACTTTGGTGaactttttggttaattgttcaaagggaaccatgttcatgcaatccattgatgcttcttcaatgattaagacgagagaaaagatgtttgagttaCTTGACAAATGGGTAGAGCAAGTTGGTGAGGAGAATGTTATTCAAGTTAAAACAGATAATCACTCAAGTTATGTGATggcag GGAGGTTGTTAGAATTAAAGCGCCCACATTTGTATTGGACACCATGTGCTGCACATTGCCTTGACTTGATGTTGGAAGCTATTGGAAAGCTACCAAACATCAAGAGGACATTGGAGAGGGCTATATCACTAAATGGGTATATTTATAATCGCTCAGGGCTACTCAACATGATGAGGCGGTTTACTAGACAAAGGGAATTGCTTAGGCCTGCTAAGACTCGGTTTGCAACTGCTTTCATCACATTATCGCGattgcatgaacaaaaaaacaatttgaggaAGATGTTTACAAGCTCGGATTGGTCAGATAGTAAATGGGCAAAAGAGCAGAAGGGGAAAACTATAGCCAACATAGTTctaatgccttcattttggaacACTATTGTGTTTTGCTTAAAGGTTTCGGGTCCCCTAGTTCGTGTGCTTCGTttg CTTCATCGGCCTTTGCATGCAGCAGGGTACTTTTTGAACCCGGAATTCTTCTATGATAAGCCAGAAATAGAGCATGATGCCGATATTATGAGTGATTTGTATAAATGCATCTTAAGGCTAACAAGAGACCCTactaagcaagaaaaagttGTGGCCGAAGTGAGTTTGTTCATAAATGCCCAAGGACTATTCGGGAATGAGTTAGCTGTTAGGACAAGAAAGACTAGAGCACCag CTGAATGGTGGGCTGCATATGGAGCTTCAGCTCCATATTTGCAAAAGTTTGCAATGAAAGTCCTCAACTTAACATGCAGTGCATCAGGTTGCGAACGGAAttggagcatctttgaaaat ATTCATAGCAAGAGGAGAAATAGGTTAGATCATCAACGCTTGAATGATTTGGTGTATATTAAGAATAATCGAGTCTTGAAGAGAAGATACAATGAAC AGCTGTTGGAGCTGAGGAGGCCAGGTTTGATACTAGAGCTAGAGCTAGAGCAAGCTCAAGCATAA
- the LOC117922295 gene encoding receptor-like protein EIX2 yields the protein MPNLFFLSLSSNQITGTIPDSIGHLPYLHVIDFSRNLTGSIPSTINNCSALIVLDLGNNNLSGMIPKSLGRLQLLQSLHLNDNKLSRELPSSFQNLSSLELLDLSYNELSGKVPSWIGTAFINLVILNLRSNAFFGRLPDRLSNLSSLHVLDLAQNNLIGKIPVTLVELKAMAQEHNMDMNSLDHNGTVSRYDERLIVITKGQSLEYTRTLSLVVSIDLSDNNLSGEFPEGITKLSGLVFLNLSMNHIIGQIPGSISMLCQLSSLDLSSNKLSGTIPSSMPSLTFLGYLNLSNNNFSGKIPFTGQMTTFTELAFIGNPNLCGTPLVTKCQDEDLDKRQSVLEDKIDGGYIDQWFYLSIGLGFAVGILVPYFVLAIRRSWCDAYFDFVDKIVKWLLFKRRVTYAKK from the coding sequence ATGCccaatttgtttttcctttctctttcgaGTAATCAAATAACAGGGACCATCCCGGATTCCATAGGACACCTCCCCTATCTTCATGTCATTGATTTTTCAAGGAATTTGACTGGAAGCATTCCTTCTACCATAAATAATTGCTCTGCCCTAATTGTTTTAGACCTTGGAAATAACAATTTGTCTGGGATGATACCAAAGTCATTAGGTCGGTTACAATTGCTCCAATCACTACACCTGAACGACAACAAGCTTTCAAGAGAGCTTCCctcatctttccaaaatttatcaAGTTTGGAACTCCTTGATCTCAGTTATAACGAATTATCGGGTAAGGTTCCATCATGGATTGGAACTGCTTTCATAAATCTTGTAATACTCAACTTGAGGTCGAATGCATTTTTTGGAAGACTTCCCGaccgactttcaaatttaagctCCCTACATGTCTTAGACCTTGCACAAAACAATTTGATTGGTAAAATTCCAGTCACTTTGGTGGAGCTTAAAGCCATGGCTCAGGAGCATAACATGGATATGAATTCTTTGGATCACAATGGGACTGTCTCTCGGTATGATGAAAGATTGATTGTGATTACAAAAGGCCAAAGTCTTGAATACACCAGGACTCTTTCTCTTGTTGTTAGCATCGATCTATCCGACAATAATTTAAGTGGAGAGTTTCCTGAGGGAATAACAAAATTGTCTGGTTTAGTGTTTCTAAACTTGTCCATGAATCACATCATTGGTCAAATTCCTGGAAGCATTTCAATGTTATGTCAATTGTCCTCTCTTGATCTATCAAGCAATAAGCTTTCTGGCACCATTCCTTCAAGCATGCCCTCGTTAACATTCTTGGGTTATTTGaatctatcaaataataatttctctGGTAAGATCCCCTTTACAGGGCAAATGACAACTTTCACAGAGTTGGCCTTTATTGGAAACCCGAATCTTTGTGGAACTCCACTAGTCACAAAATGTCAGGATGAAGATCTAGATAAAAGGCAAAGTGTTCTTGAGGACAAAATTGATGGTGGCTATATTGATCAATGGTTTTACTTGAGCATTGGCTTGGGATTTGCAGTGGGCATTTTAGTTCCATATTTTGTTTTGGCAATAAGAAGATCTTGGTGTGAtgcctattttgattttgtggacAAAATTGTCAAATGGCTACTATTCAAAAGAAGAGTGACTTATGCCAAAAAATGA
- the LOC117922294 gene encoding receptor-like protein EIX1, which produces MERISILGFIVAILYFITMELACNGYTHIGNNIQSEQETLIDFKSGLKDPNNRLSSWKGSNYCYWQGITCEKDTGMVISIDLHNPYPRENVYKNWSSMNLSGEIRPSLTKLKSLKYLDLSFNSFKGMPIPQFFGSLKNLLYLNLSGAEFSGTIPSNFGNLSNLQYLDLSSEDLSIGNIEWMASLVSLKYLGMDYVNLSSVGSEWVEVLNKLPILTELHLDGCSLSGSIPSPSFANFTSLLVISINSNQFISMFPEWLLNVSSLGSIDISYNQLHGRIPLGLGELPNLQHLDLFRNYLEGSTSQLLRKSWKKIEFLNLGGNELHGPIPSSFGNFCNLKYLDFSETYLNGSLPEIIKGIETCSSKSPLPNLTELYLSNNQLMGTLPNWLGELKNLKSLDLSINSLEGPIPTSLWTLQHLESLSLGMNELNGSFPDSIGQLSKLQSLDVSFNHLSGSLPDSIGQLSKLQSLDVSSNHLSASLPDSIGQLSELQVLDVDSNQLSGSLSEQHFWKLSKLEYLYMHSNSFRLNVSPNWVPPFQVKSLCMGSCHLGPSFPVWLQSQKNLESLNFSNASISSRIPNWFWNISFNLQYLNLSPNQLQGQLPNSLNFSSPFFAQIDFSSNLFEGPIPFSIKGVEFLDLSHNKFSGLIPLSRGESLLDLSYLLLSHNQITGPIPSNIGESMPNLFFLSLSSNQITGTIPDSIGHITSLKVIDFSRNNLIGSIPSTINNCSSLVVLDLGNNNLSGMIPKSLGRLQLLQSLHLNDNKLSGELPSSFQDLSSLELLDLSYNELSGKVPSWIGTAFINLVILNLRSNAFFGRLPDRLSNLSSLHVLDLAQNNLTGKIPVTLVELKAMAQEHNMDMYSFHRNGTVSWYDERLIVSTKGQSLEYTRTLSLVVSIDLSDNNLSGEFPEGITKLSGLVFLNLSMNHIIGQIPGSISMLRQLSSLDLSSNKLSGTIPSSMSSLTFLGYLNLSNNNFSGKIPFTGQMTTFTELAFTGNPNLCGTPLVTKCQDEDLDKRQTVLEDKIDGGYIDQWFYLSIGLGFAVGILVPYFVLAIRRSWCDAYFDFVDKIVKWLLFKRRVTYAKNHARRQ; this is translated from the exons ATGGAGAGAATTTCAATTCTTGGTTTCATTGTAGCCATTCTCTATTTCATAACAATGGAACTTGCATGTAATGGTTATACCCATATCGGCAACAACATTCAATCTGAACAAGAGACTCTTATTGACTTCAAAAGTGGTCTCAAAGATCCCAACAACCGACTTTCATCATGGAAAGGAAGCAATTATTGCTACTGGCAAGGAATTACTTGTGAAAAAGACACAGGAATGGTCATTTCCATTGATCTTCATAACCCTTATCCTCGTGAGAATGTATATAAGAACTGGAGCTCTATGAACTTGAGTGGAGAAATTAGACCTTCATTGACAAAACTCAAGTCTTTGAAATATCTAGATTTGAGTTTCAACTCATTCAAAGGCATGCCAATTCCTCAATTCTTTGGGTCTTTGAAGAATTTACTATATCTAAACTTATCAGGTGCTGAGTTTAGTGGTacaattccttcaaattttggaaatcttTCTAATTTGCAGTATCTTGATCTTTCTTCTGAAGATTTATCTATTGGGAATATTGAATGGATGGCTAGTCTTGTTTCCTTGAAGTATCTTGGTATGGATTATGTTAACCTCTCATCAGTAGGAAGTGAATGGGTCGAGGTGCTAAACAAACTTCCAATTTTAACAGAGCTGCATCTAGATGGTTGTAGCCTCTCTGGCTCAATTCCATCTCCAAGCTTTGCTAACTTTACTTCACTTCTTGTTATAAGCATCAACTCGAACCAATTCATTTCCATGTTTCCGGAATGGCTTCTAAATGTTAGCAGCCTTGGATCCATTGATATAAGCTACAATCAATTACATGGGAGGATTCCACTTGGTCTTGGTGAGCTACCCAATTTGCAGCACTTAGATCTATTTAGGAACTATCTCGAAGGCAGTACCTCTCAATTGTTGAGGAAGAGTTGGAAAAAGATAGAATTTCTCAATTTGGGTGGAAACGAATTACATG GTCCAATTCCAAGCTCTTTTGGAAACTTTTGCAActtaaaatatttggatttcAGTGAGACTTACTTGAATGGAAGTTTACCTGAGATTATCAAGGGAATTGAAACCTGCAGTTCTAAAAGTCCTTTGCCTAATTTGACGGAGTTATACTTGTCTAACAATCAATTGATGGGAACATTGCCAAATTGGTTGGGTGAGCTTAAAAATCTTAAGAGCCTCGATTTATCAATCAATAGCCTTGAAGGTCCCATCCCTACTTCTTTATGGACATTGCAACACCTGGAGTCCCTGTCTCTTGGAATGAATGAGCTAAATGGAAGTTTCCCAGATAGTATTGGACAGCTTTCAAAATTGCAATCGTTGGATGTTAGTTTCAATCATTTGAGTGGAAGTCTCCCAGATAGTATTGGACAGCTTTCAAAATTGCAATCGTTGGATGTTAGTTCCAATCATTTGAGTGCAAGTCTCCCAGATAGTATTGGACAGCTTTCAGAATTGCAAGTATTGGATGTTGATTCCAATCAATTGAGTGGAAGTCTCTCTGAACAACACTTTTGGAAGCTAAGTAAGTTGGAGTATCTATACATGCACTCCAATTCTTTCCGTTTGAATGTTAGTCCCAATTGGGTTCCCCCTTTCCAGGTGAAAAGTCTTTGTATGGGTTCATGCCACTTGGGTCCTTCATTTCCGGTTTGGCTTCAATCTCAGAAGAACCTCGAGAGTCTTAATTTCTCAAATGCTAGCATTTCAAGTCGTATTCCAAATTGGTTTtggaatatttcttttaatctgCAGTACTTAAATCTTTCTCCCAATCAGTTACAAGGTCAGTTAccaaattcattgaatttttcttctccttttttcgCACAGATCGATTTCAGTTCCAACCTCTTTGAAGGACCTATTCCTTTTTCAATCAAAGGGGTGGAATTTCTAGATCTCTCCCATAATAAATTTTCTGGCCTTATCCCACTTAGCAGAGGTGAATCCCTGTTAGACTTGAGTTACCTTCTTCTTTCTCATAATCAAATAACAGGGCCCATCCCATCAAACATAGGTGAATCCATGCccaatttgtttttcctttctctttcgaGTAATCAAATAACAGGGACCATCCCGGATTCCATAGGACACATCACCTCTCTTAAAGTCATTGATTTTTCAAGGAATAATTTGATTGGAAGCATTCCTTCTACCATAAATAATTGCTCTAGCCTAGTTGTTTTAGACCTTGGAAATAACAATTTGTCTGGGATGATACCAAAGTCATTAGGTCGGTTACAATTGCTCCAATCACTACACTTGAACGACAACAAGCTTTCAGGAGAGCTTCCCTCATCTTTCCAAGATTTATCAAGTTTGGAACTCCTTGATCTCAGTTATAACGAATTATCGGGTAAGGTTCCATCATGGATTGGAACTGCTTTCATAAATCTTGTAATACTCAACTTGAGGTCGAATGCATTTTTTGGAAGACTTCCCGaccgactttcaaatttaagctCCCTACATGTCTTAGACCTTGCACAGAACAATTTGACTGGTAAAATTCCAGTCACTTTAGTGGAGCTTAAAGCCATGGCTCAGGAGCATAACATGGATATGTATTCTTTTCATCGTAATGGGACTGTCTCTTGGTATGATGAAAGATTGATTGTGAGTACAAAAGGCCAAAGTCTTGAATACACCAGGACTCTTTCTCTTGTTGTTAGCATCGATCTATCTGACAATAATTTAAGTGGAGAGTTTCCCGAGGGAATAACAAAATTGTCTGGTTTGGTGTTTCTAAACTTGTCCATGAATCACATCATTGGCCAAATTCCTGGAAGCATTTCAATGTTGCGTCAGTTGTCCTCTCTTGATCTATCAAGCAACAAGCTTTCTGGCACCATTCCTTCAAGCATGTCCTCGTTAACATTCTTGGGTTATTTGaatctatcaaataataatttctctGGTAAGATCCCCTTTACAGGGCAAATGACAACTTTCACAGAGTTGGCCTTTACTGGAAACCCGAATCTTTGTGGAACTCCACTAGTCACAAAATGTCAGGATGAAGATCTAGATAAAAGGCAAACTGTTCTTGAGGACAAAATTGATGGTGGCTATATTGATCAGTGGTTTTACTTAAGCATTGGCTTGGGATTTGCGGTGGGCATTTTAGttccttattttgttttggCAATAAGAAGATCTTGGTGTGAtgcctattttgattttgtggacAAAATTGTCAAGTGGCTACTGTTCAAAAGAAGAGTGACTTATGCCAAAAATCATGCTCGAAGgcaataa